The Hypanus sabinus isolate sHypSab1 chromosome 24, sHypSab1.hap1, whole genome shotgun sequence genome contains the following window.
CGGAGTGGATATAGAACCGCTTAGAAAATAAGACCAGAGAAATCATAACGAGGGACAAAGAGATAGCAGATAagttaaatgaatattttgcaccagccatcactgtggaagacagtaacCGCGTGTCAGATGTTAAAgggtgtgagagaagagaagtgagtgcatttACTATTATAAAAcaaaaggtgctcaaaaagttgaaagacctaaaggtacatgaGTCACCCGGACCAGGTGAACTGCACTCTAGGATTCTGAATGAGGTAGCGGTAGAAATTTTGGAggcattagttatgatctttcaaaaataactggactctggcatggtgccagaagactggaaatcgcaaatgttactccactctttaagaaaggaggaaggcagcagaaagggaattatagactagttggcctgacctcagtggttgggaagatgttggatttaAGTGTTAAGGATGACGTTATGGAGTACTTGTAACACAAGACAAAATAAGGTAacgtcaacatggtttccttaagggaaaatcttgtctgaagaacttgtaggaattctttgaggagattacaagtaggatggataaaggagGTGTAGTAGATGTTATATATTTCGactttcataaggcctttgacaaggtgcgatatatgaagctgcttaccaagttaaatgcccttgttattacaggaaaggtattggcatggttagagcattggttgataggTAAGAGGCAGGGAGTGAGAATAAAATTATTTCTAGTTAGCTGCAAGTGACTAGAGATGTTCGTAGGGGTCGGCATTTataccgcttctttttatgcagagcatcaatgatttagattatggaccGGAtgattttgttgccaagtttgcagatgatacgaaaattggtgaaggggcaggtagtgttgaggaaacaggtaggttgcagaaggacttcaaAAGATTAGTAAAACGTCTTAAAGTGGAAAATGAAATCCAGCATTGGAAAATacagggtcatgcactttggtcacAGAAATGAATAtgcagaccattttctaaacagaCAAAAATCCAAACATCTCAGATGCAGAAGGACATAGTGTTATCATAAGTTTGATGTGtctaggtctgtactcgctggaatttaaaagaatggtgggggatctcaatgaaacctttcgaatgttggatAATCTATCTAgcgtggagagggtgcagagaagattttggGTCCGGGGGGAAAGTGGTGTGAGGAATGATGGAGTGCCGCACTGTTGGAAATCCGGTGCGGGAGCGTTCCACTGTTGGGAAGACGGTGAGGATGCGCCACATTTTGGGGGGTGGAGGAGCACAACGGTGTAGGTAAGGCGGTGAGGAAGCACAGCGTTTGAAGCCCGATTGCTTTGTCATCAaactcttcctccttcttccttcCGTTCCTTCCTTCGTCACCTCTCCAACCTCTGTATCGCTTTTCACATCTACCCTCTCTCCTGCTTAGCTCTTGTCGCTCTCTCACACGTCACCCTTAAATTCTATTCCTCACATCTCTCACCTCAATAATATCTCCCATACCAGGTCCATTATGTCACGCTCCGCGGACCTGTTCAACTCCACTCTCGGTGGGAATGGCTCTTTCAACAGTGTCATGCCTAAGGACTTCGAGTTAGCACCCGCCACCTTATCCACGGTTTCTTTCGTTATCACCTTCCTGCTGGGCGTCCCCGGAAACTGCGCAGTCATCTGGGTAACAGGCTTCAAGATGGAGAGAAGAGCCCACACGGTGTGTTTCCTGAAACTGGCTGTGGCGGACCTGGCGTACTGCTTTACCCTTCCTTTCCATTTAGCCATGTTTTTCGATCTAAGTTCATTTCCCCAAGATGACTCCTTCTTCATATTCTTCGGCTGCGTCGTCATCATCAACATGTCCGTCAGCTCCTTCCTGTTGACTCTAATCAGTATCTTCCGCAGCCTGGCCGTCATTCGGCCCATTTGGTTCCGGCATCAGCTGAGCCTGGATTTGGTATATGTGTCCTGCTTCGGAGCCTGGGTCCTGGCCTTCCTCATGTCCCTGCCTCACCTGATATTTGAGCAGATTATCCTATATTTTGGGGAGAATACCTGGCTCTTTCTGGAGGTAACTTGGGATGTCTTCATCTTCGGCCTCACAATTCTAATCATGTCAACCTGCTATATCATGATCGGCCGGATTCTGCAGATGGATGATTTAGCCAAATCCCAGAAGCCCGTCCGCCTCATAGTGACCGTGGTCGTCGCCTTCATCATCTGCTGGCTTCCCAATATTGTCTGCAGCCTTCTTCGTGACATCTCTGATGCCTTTCTCAATGGCTGGCTGACCCTTACCTTTGCTCTGGCCTCCTTCAACAGCGCCCTTAACTCCCTTCTCTACGTCTTCCCCGGCCGTGATTTCCGCCGGGTCTTCAGGCGCTCCCTGACGGCCTCGCTCCACCTGGCTTTCGCCGAGGAAGTTCTTCCCCACCCCGCAGTCACCGTGGACAGATAGGCTTAAAGACACGCTTCGCGAACTCTGCCCTGACGACTGAGAAATTGAATCACACAAAAAGTACCGGAataactcggcaggtcaggcatcattcCCAATAacgaacaaacagttgacatttagaGCCGAGATCCTTCAGGCTGCTCGCAGCGGAGCTGGTCCCCGTGCAAGTGTCTCCAAGGCAGTTTTATCCACTTTTCTTCTGGAATGGACAGCACTGAACAGCGCATGAAGAGGATAGAACGTAAATCAATAGAGCACAGAGGAGGCCAAATCTGTGCTGAAGAAGTTATCAAATTCCTTCTGTCCCTACGTGATCTATatccctcttttcttagattttcaTGCGTCAGTCTAATTATCTCCTAAACTTTATACCTGGTTTATCTCTATCTATGGGATCTCATTCAAGCCGCCCAACACTCTGTGTAAATATTTGTCTTTCACATTATCCTTAAGCTCCCTACCACACCTCATTTTTAAGTATTTAACATTCCTAACCAATATTCTGAGACTTGGGCTTCGGTATCTCCCTTTGCAAATGGATCCTAGGCTTCCTCACTCCAGACCCAGTTAGAACGGATTGACAACAATATCTTATCCACACTCACTATCGGCACAGGTGTGTCCAAATATTGCGTGCCTACTCCCCTGCTCTGCTAAGTTTATACCTATGCTTCTGTGGTTACCAGCTGATCGAAAGCAGTGTTTAAGTTTTCTGACGACATCACGGTTATATGCTGATAGGCATATGGGAGGGACATTGAAAATCTGGTAGAGTGGAGCCATAACAGCAACCTCACTCCTCGCAAACCAAAGAGTTAATCGTCGCCCGCAGGAGGAAGAAGCCTGAGGTCTATGAGCtcgtcctcatcaggagatcggAGGTGGAGCGGGTCAGTAGGTTTAAGTACCTTGTCGTTAACATATTGAATAATCTGCCCTGCAACCAACGGGTGAGTGTCATCACAAAGGAGGAACGTCAGCACGTCTAATTTCTTAGAAGCTTGCGTAGATTTGTCATGTCACCA
Protein-coding sequences here:
- the LOC132380694 gene encoding C3a anaphylatoxin chemotactic receptor-like, translating into MSRSADLFNSTLGGNGSFNSVMPKDFELAPATLSTVSFVITFLLGVPGNCAVIWVTGFKMERRAHTVCFLKLAVADLAYCFTLPFHLAMFFDLSSFPQDDSFFIFFGCVVIINMSVSSFLLTLISIFRSLAVIRPIWFRHQLSLDLVYVSCFGAWVLAFLMSLPHLIFEQIILYFGENTWLFLEVTWDVFIFGLTILIMSTCYIMIGRILQMDDLAKSQKPVRLIVTVVVAFIICWLPNIVCSLLRDISDAFLNGWLTLTFALASFNSALNSLLYVFPGRDFRRVFRRSLTASLHLAFAEEVLPHPAVTVDR